From Vanessa cardui chromosome 11, ilVanCard2.1, whole genome shotgun sequence, the proteins below share one genomic window:
- the LOC124533848 gene encoding sin3 histone deacetylase corepressor complex component SDS3 yields MQLLRVTSTMSYQGSPYSGPGDEYDFEDDGYDDLDEYRDPEDSLPQLPMDDSDEDTEEASETDIPNNDEPLEIKEQMYQDKLVNLKKQLQQLEENIHPEFLRRVKRLEHQLHERLRLNRIYKDHMYEVVEREYIAEQKAAAKEFEEKKIELRENLLNDFEEKRKLIESERHSMELNGDSIEVKPPMKRILRRRANEPAPAPEKRRKPLATTLTFQLDERDIDADLRAICRASPPRHAPAHVAPRKHLNSSSCESPAREAGGAGGAAGAGGAGEADARVEDGKLLYERRWFHRGQSVYVEGRDLPRFPAHIHAITDDAIWVKKTNLERVRIYVSQLTRGKVTLKRRAS; encoded by the exons ATGCAACTGTTACGCGTTACCTCGACTATGTCTTACCAAGGATCACCATATTCGGGGCCGGGGGATGAGTACGACTTTGAAGACGATGGGTACGACGATTTAGACGAATATAGAGATCCAGAAGATTCATTACCACAGCTACCAATGGATGACAGTGATGAAg ACACAGAAGAGGCCAGTGAAACAGATATACCCAACAATGATGAACCACTCGAAATCAAAGAACA GATGTACCAAGACAAGCTTGTTAACTTGAAGAAACAACTACAGCAACTCGAGGAGAATATACATCCAGAATTCTTAAGACGAGTGAAGAGGTTGGAGCACCAACTACATGAACGCCTACGGCTTAACAGAATATACAA AGATCACATGTATGAAGTTGTAGAGAGAGAATATATAGCAGAACAAAAGGCAGCGGCAAAAGAATTTGAGGAGAAGAAGATAGAGTTAAGGGAAAACTTGCTGAATGATTTTGAAGAGAAACGGAAGTTGATTGAAAGTGAGAGACACAGTATGGAACTCAACGGAGATTCAATAGAG GTGAAACCGCCGATGAAGCGTATACTGCGGCGGCGCGCCAACGAGCCCGCGCCGGCGCCCGAGAAGCGCCGCAAGCCGCTCGCAACGACGCTGACGTTCCAGCTGGACGAGCGCGACATCGACGCCGACCTGCGCGCCATCTGCCGCGCGTCGCCGCCGCGCCACGCGCCCGCGCACGTCGCGCCCCGGAAGCATCTCAACTCCAGTAGCT GCGAGTCGCCGGCGCGcgaggcgggcggcgcggggggcgcggcgggcgcggggggcgcgggcgaGGCGGACGCGCGCGTGGAGGACGGCAAGCTGCTGTACGAGCGGCGCTGGTTCCACCGCGGACAGAGCGTGTACGTGGAGGGCCGAGACCTGCCGCGCTTCCCCGCGCACATACACGCCATCACCGATGACGCG ATATGGGTAAAGAAAACGAACTTAGAGCGAGTGAGGATATACGTTTCTCAACTAACACGGGGTAAAGTGACATTAAAAAGACGTGCCTCGTAA
- the LOC124533888 gene encoding F-BAR domain only protein 2, with product MSVNFVDYFANEHNGYDILYQNMKYGLIASKELSEYLRERSNIEESNSKLLAKLAKQANSNCAQGTFAPFWGVLKCSAEKLSNLHQHMFQKVSELVKDVARYAEELHKKHKAVKDSESSTLEVVLLIQNTKQALQKAKDVYTSKSSELEKLRKENASAKDIEKAEVKIKKLHEDYRQLAEKYSLVKQDFEKKMTQTCKHFQDVEEAHLKQMKQFVNSYADIIQNNHDLMGQVHRDFKHQCLELTVDKLLEQFLVEKYNALEKANLVELPPSLPKPGSANNSISEVDQISTVSNGSHKPPQPAKAPKKEPSFATKTSRRTTSLLNLFTPNFQSKDEPSVSIEGGAPCSAPSSPSGTPATPVVPDKDDNMNRTTLRESKWFLRSRRTKTKLKKSKKKKDEISENSNAGDKSDLDEKEEEVATKDDLMNSPEVDEEGFCIRPKDEKGSGYSSSDSDSEEEREQKIHVEIKPISNGSAPMSASVDELRATVENISLYKIGTTRRGSNANTSKASSDLLDLNFFQSPNPSNPASPHGNVSNPYAPLQTNQSHLLESPTPISTADVGDLFSEVGEMSQSNFRTSTPTISTISLPRPPSRRSEGDFRTAGSSGSRGPSPLTIGMADTIPLAVAFHEIIHSYFRGTEESKCQVKMSGDMMLSFPTGIVGVLANNPNPAKLCFRLKNIHRLDNVLPNKQLISINAMMSTRDTTVVEFNMPALTSLLKRQSEKNPTAQYFNVDILKYQIRPKTGAASCPLQMVSYWKCERDHTDLKVDYKYNLHAMSPPSPLLNVSVCVPMNGSVKNVIAMPKTAWNSENEQAMWRFTELSQHSEDRGVGSLRARFELATGPSSKTTISAQFNCEGATLSGIEFELIGSGYRLSLVKRRFVSGKYICDSDTQ from the coding sequence ATGAGTGTCAACTTTGTAGATTACTTCGCCAACGAGCACAATGGATATGATATTCTATATCAAAACATGAAATACGGACTGATAGCGAGCAAGGAACTCTCAGAGTATCTCAGAGAACGGTCGAATATAGAGGAGTCTAATTCGAAGCTCCTAGCCAAATTAGCGAAACAAGCGAACAGTAACTGCGCTCAAGGCACTTTTGCGCCTTTTTGGGGTGTTCTTAAATGTTCTGCCGAGAAATTGTCGAATTTACATCAGCACATGTTTCAAAAAGTAAGTGAGCTTGTGAAAGATGTTGCCAGATATGCTGAGGAGCTTCACAAGAAGCACAAAGCTGTCAAAGACTCAGAATCGAGTACACTAGAAGTAGTACTACTAATACAAAACACAAAGCAAGCTTTACAAAAAGCAAAGGATGTTTATACATCCAAATCGTCTGAACTAGAAAAGCTCAGAAAGGAAAATGCATCTGCAAAAGACATAGAGAAAGCTGAGGTTAAAATAAAGAAGTTACACGAAGACTATAGACAGCTAGCAGAGAAATACAGCTTAGTAAAACAAGATTTTGAGAAAAAAATGACCCAAACCTGCAAACACTTTCAGGATGTTGAAGAAGCTCACCTAAAGCAGATGAAACAGTTTGTGAATTCTTATGCAGATATCATTCAAAACAATCATGATCTTATGGGCCAAGTCCATAGGGATTTCAAGCACCAATGTCTCGAACTAACAGTTGATAAACTGTTAGAACAGTTTCTTGTCGAGAAGTACAATGCTTTGGAGAAGGCTAATTTAGTAGAACTACCTCCATCATTACCAAAACCTGGATCAGCTAACAATTCCATATCAGAAGTAGATCAGATTTCCACAGTGTCCAATGGATCACACAAGCCACCTCAACCTGCTAAAGCACCCAAAAAAGAGCCATCATTTGCAACTAAAACTTCAAGAAGAACTACCTCACTCCTTAACTTGTTTACACCAAATTTTCAAAGCAAAGATGAACCCAGTGTTAGTATCGAAGGTGGAGCTCCATGCTCTGCACCTTCAAGTCCAAGTGGAACACCGGCTACTCCAGTAGTTCCAGATAAAGATGATAATATGAACAGAACTACACTTCGAGAGTCCAAATGGTTCCTTCGTAGTAGAAGGACCAAGACTAAACTGAAAAAATCAAAGAAGAAAAAAGATGAAATATCTGAAAATTCAAATGCCGGTGACAAGTCTGATTTAGATGAAAAGGAGGAAGAGGTTGCAACAAAAGATGATCTTATGAACTCTCCAGAAGTTGATGAAGAAGGATTTTGTATAAGACCTAAAGATGAAAAGGGCAGTGGTTATTCCTCTTCAGACTCAGATTCTGAAGAAGAAAGAGAGCAAAAAATACATGTTGAAATAAAGCCAATAAGCAATGGAAGTGCTCCAATGTCAGCGAGCGTTGATGAGCTCAGAGCTACAGTGGAAAACATAAGCTTGTATAAAATTGGTACAACAAGAAGAGGTTCAAATGCAAATACAAGTAAAGCAAGTAGTGACTTATTAGATTTGAACTTCTTCCAAAGTCCTAACCCCAGTAACCCCGCTTCCCCTCATGGCAATGTCTCAAACCCGTATGCACCTTTACAAACAAATCAGTCACATTTACTAGAGAGTCCCACCCCCATTTCTACAGCTGACGTCGGGGATTTGTTCTCTGAGGTCGGCGAAATGTCTCAATCGAACTTTCGAACATCGACACCGACAATATCAACAATTTCTCTACCTCGTCCGCCGTCGAGACGCTCCGAAGGTGATTTTCGAACAGCAGGCTCGTCTGGGTCGCGTGGTCCTTCGCCACTTACTATTGGTATGGCAGACACTATACCTCTAGCAGTAGCATTCCACGAAATAATACACTCTTATTTCAGAGGGACTGAAGAATCTAAATGTCAAGTGAAAATGTCGGGCGATATGATGTTATCTTTTCCGACTGGCATTGTTGGTGTTCTCGCTAATAATCCCAATCCCGCTAAACTTTGTTTTAGActgaaaaatatacatagacTGGATAATGTCTTGCCTAATAAGCAGCTGATAAGCATAAATGCTATGATGTCTACCCGCGACACGACAGTCGTTGAGTTTAACATGCCAGCATTGACTTCCCTATTGAAACGGCAGTCTGAAAAGAATCCTACAGCGCAATATTTCAATGTTGACATATTGAAGTATCAAATACGACCTAAGACTGGCGCAGCATCTTGTCCATTACAAATGGTTTCTTATTGGAAGTGCGAGCGCGACCATACTGATCTGAAAGTAGATTACAAGTACAATCTCCACGCGATGAGCCCACCGTCACCCTTGCTAAATGTTTCCGTTTGCGTACCAATGAATGGTTCAGTGAAAAATGTAATTGCGATGCCTAAAACCGCGTGGAATTCTGAAAACGAACAGGCGATGTGGCGCTTTACAGAACTGTCGCAGCATTCAGAGGATAGAGGCGTGGGCTCACTGAGAGCGCGCTTCGAGTTGGCTACTGGACCATCTTCGAAGACTACGATTTCTGCTCAATTCAATTGCGAAGGAGCAACACTATCGGGCATTGAGTTCGAACTCATCGGGAGCGGGTATCGTCTATCTCTCGTAAAGCGTCGCTTCGTATCCGGAAAATACATTTGTGATAGTGATACACAATGA